Below is a window of Anabas testudineus chromosome 10, fAnaTes1.2, whole genome shotgun sequence DNA.
CCCTTATTTTGAGTTGGGATACTGCTGCGTGCCCTCTGTGTTGTCTCTGGGCTATTATGCTCTTAAGACCTGAGGTTGTCTAGAGTAGTAGAATTTTCAAACATTGCAAAATATCTATATCTAAACgtatttattaaaagaaaaaagtaatgCGCGAGTGTCATGAAGAGAGATCGAATCAAACATGAACGCTTTTAGTTTCGACCATCTGGCCTCAAGGTGTAAAGTATTGATGGTGTATCAAGGTGGATTCACTTTTACTCTGTCTTTGAAATCTAACATAAAATTTTGATCAGATGTGTACTATTTTAGTACTCCAAGAGGTCTCCTTCCTATGGCCAGGGTATCATGGGTGGTGTCTGTGATGTTACTGCTCATGCTCAACTCCCAGGGGGTGTCCACGGCCCCAGTCAGACACCTGTGCGGCTCCCACCTGGTGGACGCCCTCTACTTCGTCTGTGGAGAAAGGGGCTTCTTCTACAGCCCAAGCCGACCCCACAAGCGGGACCTGGAACATCTGCTTGGTAAGGCCGCTTTAACTCTGGGAACAGCTGCGACTTATTTTGTTTGAGGCGTGTAAAATAAGTTTTAATTGTGCCCTTGATGGTGGGAGATCAGAGAGGAACAGTATGACATTGCCCCAAAACTCCAGGCTGGCTTTGCATCCCAGCAGACTCTGCCTACCGTGTTCAAAGTTCAAACTCTAATGAGAACGCCAATTTGGATGCTGGCTGGATAAAAAATGTTTAGGGAACACGCTGGAAACTGTACTGAAGTaaatttgtgtatttgtctgaACCATCATTAGTGTACAAAGACtcttgcagcatttttttttaagttagtGGCGTGGCCATActtctttttgttgctttcaACATCTGTGATGAGACAAATCCAATAGTAACAGAATCAATTGTGTAATCCCCAAATTCCTCATTAGATTATTCCCCAAACACATTATTTGGTTCCTCTGCCTCAAACATTCTACTGATGATTTGAAGTTAACTTTAGAGACACAAGTTAGCTAGCTCTGTCATTTCTTCTCTTGAAATAGAGACTAACAACACTAAATGGATTGGGGAGATCCGATTACCTCACCATTAAGTCTACATGAAAGTGTAAACAGTTTAAATGGTAGTTTGAATTGGAGCAGGATTTGACCCAGGGCTCTGGAAACTTTCTCCACTTCTAAGGGTTCCTGTCTAAAAGGGCCAGGCAGGAGCAGCGGCTGTGGAGGGCTCTGCCTGGACACGATGAGCCCAAGGTGAAGAGAGGCATCGTGGAGCAGTGCTGCCATAAGCCATGCAGCATTTACCACCTGGAGGGCTACTGCGACTGACTCAACACTCCACAACTAGCACCAATCATAGCTTGTAAAAAGATCCTGAAGTCAATTTCTGGATCAACACTGGCTATGTCTTATCAACTGAAGGAAATAAAGCTTCATGACCCATAACCTAAGGCTCCTCTGTGCAAAGATGTGCATTTGTGTCCTTTGTAGCTGGTATATATTGTGGATGAAACATGGGGATgcaatagcttttttttttttttttttttaagccgTGCTCTAAGCTGTGGCCGCAGTCGTAGAGTGCCCTCTAGTGGCTGAGGACAGACATGGCCAAGAGGACACATAGTAACAAAGGCTTTGTACACAccatttttacactttaaaactaaataaatttcTGAGACACTTTTAAGAAGTGTATTaaaatctgtctttatttaCAAATAAGAAAGGTTTTAAATGCTATATCACACAGAATAGCTACTGGTTCCGCTCCCAGAAGAACTGCCAAAAGTTACAAACTGAAATTCATTCACAGTATGTTGGATCTTACAATTTATGCTCTTGT
It encodes the following:
- the LOC113160265 gene encoding insulin-like — translated: MARVSWVVSVMLLLMLNSQGVSTAPVRHLCGSHLVDALYFVCGERGFFYSPSRPHKRDLEHLLGFLSKRARQEQRLWRALPGHDEPKVKRGIVEQCCHKPCSIYHLEGYCD